In Nocardia sputorum, a single genomic region encodes these proteins:
- the lspA gene encoding signal peptidase II, whose translation MMVGVSDDRPPEENPANTADPTTTSAPPQRLRALLVLAAVVFGLDLLTKTIAVANLTPGEPVSIVGDFARLSLVRNPGAAFSMATGMTWLLTLVAAAVVIGVVRIGRTLRSLWWAIGLGMVLGGALGNLVDRLFRAPGPLQGHVVDFVAVGWWPVFNVADSAIVCGAILLVVLTVFGFEPNGTRVGHGKPGGASEGSAA comes from the coding sequence ATGATGGTCGGTGTGAGTGACGACCGGCCGCCCGAGGAAAACCCAGCGAACACCGCCGATCCGACGACCACGTCGGCTCCCCCCCAGCGCCTGCGGGCGCTGCTCGTCCTCGCCGCGGTGGTGTTCGGACTGGATCTGCTCACCAAGACCATCGCGGTGGCGAACCTGACGCCGGGCGAGCCGGTATCCATCGTCGGCGACTTCGCGCGGCTGAGCCTGGTGCGCAACCCGGGCGCGGCGTTCTCCATGGCCACCGGCATGACCTGGTTGCTGACCCTGGTCGCCGCCGCCGTCGTCATCGGCGTGGTGCGCATCGGCCGCACCCTGCGGTCCCTGTGGTGGGCGATCGGACTGGGCATGGTGCTCGGCGGTGCGCTGGGCAACCTGGTGGACCGGCTGTTCCGCGCGCCCGGCCCGCTGCAAGGGCACGTGGTGGATTTCGTGGCGGTCGGTTGGTGGCCGGTGTTCAACGTGGCGGACTCCGCCATCGTGTGCGGCGCGATCCTGCTCGTCGTGCTCACCGTGTTCGGCTTCGAGCCGAACGGCACCCGGGTGGGCCACGGCAAGCCCGGCGGCGCGAGCGAGGGCAGCGCGGCATGA
- a CDS encoding RluA family pseudouridine synthase: MRETRTMPVPDGLDGMRVDAGLARLLGLSRTAVAALAEEGSVQLDGVAAGKSDRLTAGAWLEVIFPEPKRELTIEAEPVEGMKILYADDDIVAVDKPVGVAAHTGVGWTGPTVVGGLAAAGYRISTSGAHERQGIVHRLDVGTSGVMVVAQSEHAYTVLKRAFKQRTVDKRYHALVQGHPDPSSGTIDAPIGRARGNDWKFAVTADGRPSVTHYDTVEAFHAASLLDIHLETGRTHQIRVHFSAIRHPCCGDLTYGADPRLAERLGLQRQWLHARSLGFQHPADGRYLEITSEYPDDLRHALDVLRDA; the protein is encoded by the coding sequence ATGAGGGAGACCAGGACCATGCCCGTCCCCGACGGGCTCGACGGCATGCGCGTCGACGCGGGGCTGGCCCGGCTGCTCGGCCTGTCCCGCACCGCGGTGGCCGCGCTCGCCGAGGAGGGTTCGGTGCAGCTCGACGGCGTCGCCGCGGGCAAATCCGACCGGCTCACCGCCGGGGCCTGGCTCGAGGTGATCTTCCCGGAGCCGAAGCGGGAACTGACCATCGAGGCCGAACCGGTGGAGGGCATGAAGATCCTCTACGCCGACGACGACATCGTCGCGGTGGACAAGCCGGTCGGCGTGGCCGCGCACACCGGCGTCGGCTGGACCGGCCCGACCGTCGTGGGCGGCCTCGCCGCGGCCGGATACCGCATCTCCACCTCGGGGGCCCACGAACGGCAGGGCATCGTGCACCGCCTGGACGTCGGCACCTCCGGAGTGATGGTGGTCGCGCAGTCCGAGCACGCGTACACGGTGCTCAAGCGCGCGTTCAAGCAGCGCACCGTCGACAAGCGGTATCACGCCCTCGTGCAGGGGCACCCGGATCCGAGCAGCGGCACCATCGACGCCCCGATCGGACGGGCCCGCGGCAACGACTGGAAGTTCGCCGTCACCGCCGACGGACGGCCCAGCGTCACCCACTACGACACCGTCGAGGCGTTCCACGCGGCCAGCCTGCTCGACATCCACCTGGAGACCGGCCGCACTCATCAGATCCGGGTGCATTTCTCCGCGATCCGCCACCCGTGCTGCGGTGATCTCACCTACGGCGCCGATCCGCGCCTGGCCGAGCGGCTCGGGCTGCAACGCCAATGGCTGCACGCCCGGTCGCTGGGCTTCCAGCATCCCGCTGACGGCCGCTATCTGGAGATCACCAGCGAGTACCCCGATGATCTGAGACACGCGCTGGACGTCCTGCGCGATGCCTGA
- a CDS encoding PhzF family phenazine biosynthesis protein has product MEVLLHQIDAFTDAPFSGNPAAVMPLPSWLPDALLQQLAEENNLAETAFYTSRLPPEAGVPPGEWPAFHLRWFTPRVEVALCGHATLASAAQILVDMHPGEDRVSFYTRSGWLHVDRTDDDEFVLDLPVVPSIPVRPDPALVAALGVRPVRAYSGTDEVIVVATEQEVRDAAPVLSAFPALPRAAIVTAPGDSVDFVSRFFGPGVGVPEDPVTGSAHAQLVPLWSERLGRTELRARQLSRRGGSLRCELAGERVLLFGRCRRYLDGVVTLPD; this is encoded by the coding sequence ATGGAGGTACTGCTGCACCAGATCGACGCGTTCACCGACGCACCGTTCTCGGGCAACCCGGCCGCGGTGATGCCGCTCCCGTCGTGGCTGCCGGATGCGTTGCTGCAACAGCTGGCCGAGGAGAACAACCTCGCCGAAACCGCGTTCTACACCTCGCGGTTACCTCCCGAGGCGGGCGTGCCGCCCGGCGAGTGGCCCGCCTTCCACCTGCGGTGGTTCACGCCGAGGGTGGAAGTGGCGCTGTGCGGGCACGCCACCTTGGCCAGCGCCGCGCAGATTCTGGTCGACATGCATCCCGGCGAGGACCGGGTGAGCTTCTACACGCGCAGCGGCTGGCTGCACGTCGACCGCACCGACGACGACGAGTTCGTGCTCGACCTGCCGGTCGTGCCGAGCATTCCGGTGCGGCCCGATCCGGCGCTCGTCGCGGCGCTCGGCGTGCGTCCGGTGCGCGCGTATTCCGGCACCGACGAGGTGATCGTCGTGGCGACCGAACAAGAGGTGCGCGATGCCGCGCCGGTGCTGTCGGCGTTCCCCGCCCTACCGCGCGCCGCGATCGTCACCGCCCCCGGCGACTCGGTCGATTTCGTCTCCCGGTTCTTCGGCCCGGGTGTGGGCGTCCCGGAGGACCCGGTGACCGGATCGGCGCACGCCCAGCTGGTTCCGCTGTGGAGCGAGCGGCTCGGTCGCACCGAACTGCGGGCCCGGCAGCTCTCGCGCCGGGGCGGCAGCCTGCGCTGCGAACTGGCGGGCGAGCGGGTGCTGCTGTTCGGACGGTGCCGCCGCTACCTCGACGGCGTCGTCACTCTGCCGGACTGA